A single genomic interval of Oreochromis aureus strain Israel breed Guangdong linkage group 12, ZZ_aureus, whole genome shotgun sequence harbors:
- the LOC116313902 gene encoding uncharacterized protein LOC116313902 produces MSVQFYGWEVVDDGASFTGVLLEPSQRPQNRGVYTMYHGTSVASARLIIANGFKQSSSGMLGRGVYVSRDKKKAASYPKICSASNRVVLELRVCVGRVKRIDKDNHPMQHTWHTHGYDTAWVPPKCGMTSVKSGMEEDCVFDPKRVTVVAIANAPDTIRTELQELLAKTSKKSRRGDGDSADVCPLCKRKTQQGAQHIKQQCWKCGQNLCILMSKHVCPGRP; encoded by the coding sequence ATGTCAGTGCAATTCTATGGCTGGGAGGTGGTAGACGATGGTGCCTCTTTTACTGGTGTGTTGCTAGAGCCGTCGCAAAGACCTCAGAACCGGGGAGTCTACACTATGTACCATGGGACCAGCGTTGCCAGTGCACGTCTCATTATTGCAAATGGCTTTAAACAATCATCAAGTGGCATGCTGGGAAGGGGTGTCTATGTCAGCCGTGATAAGAAAAAAGCAGCCAGTTATCCAAAGATCTGCAGCGCTTCAAACCGTGTGGTCCTCGAGCTGCGTGTGTGCGTTGGCCGCGTCAAACGTATTGACAAGGACAACCATCCTATGCAGCACACATGGCACACACATGGCTACGACACTGCCTGGGTGCCCCCCAAATGTGGCATGACATCTGTAAAAAGTGGCATGGAGGAAGATTGTGTGTTTGATCCTAAAAGAGTGACTGTGGTGGCCATTGCAAATGCACCAGATACCATAAGGACAGAGCTTCAGGAGCTTCTTGCAAAAACATCCAAAAAGTCAAGAAGAGGAGATGGTGATTCTGCTGATGTGTGTCCCCTTTGCAAGAGAAAGACACAGCAGGGCGCCCAACATATCAAGCAACAGTGCTGGAAGTGTGGGCAGAACCTCTGCATTCTTATGTCCAAGCACGTCTGTCCAGGAAGACCATGA
- the LOC116313903 gene encoding uncharacterized protein LOC116313903 isoform X1, whose translation MKSHSHIRMSVQFYGWEVVDDGASFTGVLLEPSQRPQNRGVYTMYHGTSIASARLIIANGFQQSQGGMLGKGVYVSRDKKKAERYPLNCSASNRVVFELRVRVGRVKRIDKDNHPMQHTWHTHGYDTAWVPPKCGMTSVKSGMEEDCVFDPKRVTVVAIANAPDTTIRTELQQLLAKTSKKSRRGDGDSADVCPLCKRKTQQGAQHIKQQCWKCGQNLCILMSKHVCPGRP comes from the exons ATGAAAA GCCATTCTCATATCAGGATGTCAGTGCAATTCTATGGCTGGGAGGTGGTAGACGATGGTGCCTCTTTTACTGGTGTGTTGCTAGAGCCGTCGCAAAGACCTCAGAACCGGGGAGTCTACACTATGTACCATGGGACCAGCATTGCCAGTGCACGTCTCATCATTGCCAATGGCTTTCAGCAGTCGCAGGGGGGCATGCTAGGAAAGGGTGTGTATGTCAGCCGTGATAAGAAGAAGGCAGAACGTTATCCATTGAACTGCAGCGCTTCAAACCGTGTGGTGTTCGAGCTGCGTGTGCGCGTTGGCCGTGTCAAACGTATTGACAAGGACAACCATCCTATGCAGCACACATGGCACACACATGGCTACGACACTGCCTGGGTGCCCCCCAAATGTGGCATGACATCTGTGAAAAGTGGCATGGAGGAAGATTGTGTGTTTGATCCCAAAAGAGTGACTGTGGTGGCCATTGCAAATGCACCAGATACCACCATAAGGACAGAGCTTCAGCAGCTTCTTGCAAAAACATCCAAAAAGTCAAGAAGAGGAGATGGTGATTCTGCTGATGTGTGTCCCCTTTGCAAGAGAAAGACACAGCAGGGCGCCCAACATATCAAGCAACAGTGCTGGAAGTGTGGGCAGAACCTCTGCATTCTTATGTCCAAGCACGTCTGTCCAGGAAGACCATGA
- the LOC116313903 gene encoding uncharacterized protein LOC116313903 isoform X2, with product MSVQFYGWEVVDDGASFTGVLLEPSQRPQNRGVYTMYHGTSIASARLIIANGFQQSQGGMLGKGVYVSRDKKKAERYPLNCSASNRVVFELRVRVGRVKRIDKDNHPMQHTWHTHGYDTAWVPPKCGMTSVKSGMEEDCVFDPKRVTVVAIANAPDTTIRTELQQLLAKTSKKSRRGDGDSADVCPLCKRKTQQGAQHIKQQCWKCGQNLCILMSKHVCPGRP from the coding sequence ATGTCAGTGCAATTCTATGGCTGGGAGGTGGTAGACGATGGTGCCTCTTTTACTGGTGTGTTGCTAGAGCCGTCGCAAAGACCTCAGAACCGGGGAGTCTACACTATGTACCATGGGACCAGCATTGCCAGTGCACGTCTCATCATTGCCAATGGCTTTCAGCAGTCGCAGGGGGGCATGCTAGGAAAGGGTGTGTATGTCAGCCGTGATAAGAAGAAGGCAGAACGTTATCCATTGAACTGCAGCGCTTCAAACCGTGTGGTGTTCGAGCTGCGTGTGCGCGTTGGCCGTGTCAAACGTATTGACAAGGACAACCATCCTATGCAGCACACATGGCACACACATGGCTACGACACTGCCTGGGTGCCCCCCAAATGTGGCATGACATCTGTGAAAAGTGGCATGGAGGAAGATTGTGTGTTTGATCCCAAAAGAGTGACTGTGGTGGCCATTGCAAATGCACCAGATACCACCATAAGGACAGAGCTTCAGCAGCTTCTTGCAAAAACATCCAAAAAGTCAAGAAGAGGAGATGGTGATTCTGCTGATGTGTGTCCCCTTTGCAAGAGAAAGACACAGCAGGGCGCCCAACATATCAAGCAACAGTGCTGGAAGTGTGGGCAGAACCTCTGCATTCTTATGTCCAAGCACGTCTGTCCAGGAAGACCATGA